The Saccharopolyspora gloriosae genome window below encodes:
- a CDS encoding 3-oxoacyl-ACP synthase III family protein: protein MGVGVVGTGSHVPPRVVDNATAGAPAGVDDEWIRRKTGIRERRYAEPGDATSDLAVAAARRALEAAGTDVADLSLLVVATSTPDSPQPPTAAVVAHRLGAPQQVAAFDLNAVCSGFVFALDLARRYVAGGGTALVIAAEVYSRVIDPTDRRTAVLLGDGAGAAVIGPAADDRSVLGVRLSSYGELAGVVRVEAGGSRMPTSAETVEAGLHHFRMDGREVVNFVRGRVPPEVDRLLADLDLTRGDVDHVITHQGNGHLIRTLVDDLGLTGARLHTTVERYGNTGAASAAITLDQARRSPGVEPGSIALLATFGGGMSVAVALLRF, encoded by the coding sequence ATGGGTGTCGGAGTAGTGGGAACGGGTTCCCACGTACCGCCGCGGGTCGTCGACAACGCCACCGCGGGAGCACCCGCCGGGGTCGACGACGAGTGGATCCGGCGCAAGACCGGCATCCGCGAGCGGCGCTACGCCGAACCCGGCGACGCCACCTCCGACCTCGCCGTCGCCGCGGCCCGCCGCGCGCTGGAAGCGGCGGGCACCGACGTCGCCGACCTGTCCCTCCTGGTCGTCGCGACCTCCACGCCGGACTCCCCGCAGCCGCCGACGGCCGCGGTCGTCGCCCACCGGCTCGGCGCGCCGCAGCAGGTGGCCGCCTTCGACCTCAACGCGGTGTGCAGCGGTTTCGTCTTCGCCCTCGACTTGGCCCGGCGCTACGTCGCCGGCGGCGGCACCGCCCTGGTGATCGCCGCCGAGGTCTACTCCCGCGTCATCGACCCCACCGATCGGCGGACCGCGGTGCTGCTCGGCGACGGTGCGGGCGCGGCGGTGATCGGCCCGGCGGCCGACGACCGCAGCGTGCTCGGCGTCCGGTTGTCGTCCTACGGCGAGCTGGCCGGGGTGGTGCGGGTCGAGGCGGGCGGCAGCCGGATGCCGACCAGCGCCGAGACGGTCGAGGCGGGGCTGCACCACTTCCGCATGGACGGCCGCGAGGTCGTGAACTTCGTCCGCGGCCGGGTGCCGCCGGAGGTGGACCGGCTGCTCGCGGACCTGGACCTGACCAGGGGCGACGTCGACCACGTGATCACCCACCAGGGCAACGGGCACCTGATCCGGACCTTGGTCGACGACCTCGGCCTCACCGGCGCCCGGTTGCACACCACCGTCGAGCGCTACGGCAACACCGGCGCCGCCTCGGCGGCGATCACGCTGGACCAGGCGCGTCGCAGCCCCGGCGTCGAACCCGGGTCGATCGCGCTGCTGGCTACCTTCGGAGGCGGAATGTCGGTGGCCGTGGCTCTGCTGCGCTTCTGA
- a CDS encoding isochorismatase family protein, with product MQFGGALVIVDLQVEYVESAFNGAATVQVLTGLRDRAVRAGAPVVQIQHREPGFGPDRPGWELAIPPTRSERVLVKDTPDAFVGTGLDELLRAEGASTLVIGGFSTEYCVDSTVRAALSGAFDVLVPGDGHTTAATGGVLPPDRVVAHHNHVFPGLSAAARCHVAPAAEIDFGAEHHR from the coding sequence GTGCAATTCGGAGGGGCGCTGGTGATCGTGGACCTCCAAGTCGAGTACGTGGAATCGGCGTTCAACGGAGCCGCGACCGTCCAGGTGCTGACCGGCCTCCGCGATCGAGCGGTGCGCGCCGGAGCCCCGGTGGTGCAGATCCAGCACCGCGAGCCGGGCTTCGGACCGGATCGGCCGGGATGGGAGCTCGCGATCCCGCCGACCCGCTCGGAACGGGTCCTGGTCAAGGACACGCCGGACGCGTTCGTCGGCACCGGCCTCGACGAACTGCTGCGCGCGGAAGGCGCGAGCACGCTGGTGATCGGCGGGTTCAGCACCGAGTACTGCGTGGACTCCACGGTGCGCGCCGCGCTGAGCGGCGCGTTCGACGTCCTCGTTCCCGGCGACGGGCACACCACCGCCGCGACCGGCGGGGTGCTGCCCCCGGACCGGGTCGTCGCCCACCACAACCACGTGTTCCCCGGTCTGTCCGCGGCGGCCCGCTGCCACGTGGCGCCGGCGGCGGAGATCGACTTCGGGGCGGAGCACCACCGATGA
- a CDS encoding phosphopantetheine-binding protein encodes MTEDLESVLLALWRETLSHDDLDADSNFFVHGGHSLLGLVMLERVQELTGADLPLADLFECPTPARLGERVRAATADDPAPAPDSPC; translated from the coding sequence ATGACCGAGGACCTCGAGTCCGTTCTGCTGGCGCTGTGGCGGGAGACGCTGTCCCACGACGACCTCGACGCCGACTCCAACTTCTTCGTCCACGGCGGGCATTCGCTGCTGGGGCTGGTCATGCTCGAACGCGTCCAGGAGCTCACCGGCGCCGACCTGCCGCTGGCCGATCTGTTCGAGTGCCCCACCCCGGCCCGGCTGGGTGAGCGGGTGCGGGCCGCGACGGCGGATGACCCGGCCCCGGCGCCGGATTCGCCGTGCTGA
- the glyA gene encoding serine hydroxymethyltransferase, giving the protein MLSTGTTRLRAEDPELAGLLEDELTRQDETLSLVASAGVADASVLAAGAAALSDVTAEGYPGSRFHPGAEGFDAVERLAVARARAAFGASHANVQPHSCSAANLAVLTALLPVGGVLLGLRLDAGGHLTHGAPASVTGRWFRPVSYGVGDDGRIDYAALARAAREHRPGVIVAGASAHPRRIDHVRFREIADEVGAYLLADISHVAGLVAAGLHPNPVDVAHVTTTSTYKQLDGPRGGLILLGRDHDRPGPGGASLARLIDRAVFPGTQGTPAPAAIAAKARALDRARGPEFERTARLVLDDAAALATALRGLGYRLLTGGTETHMVMLDLRPDGPSGLVAERALEECGILANRNSVPGDTAPPTVTGGLRLGTNVLARRGMGPAEMARCAGLLDRVLRCAEPVDATRYRLDPVVRDEIRAEVRELTRSFPLPGRPVPEGVR; this is encoded by the coding sequence GTGCTGAGCACCGGTACCACCCGGTTGCGCGCCGAGGACCCGGAACTGGCCGGGCTGCTCGAAGACGAGCTGACCCGCCAGGACGAGACGCTGTCGCTGGTCGCCTCGGCCGGTGTCGCGGACGCCTCGGTGCTGGCCGCCGGGGCGGCGGCGCTGTCGGACGTGACCGCCGAGGGCTACCCCGGTTCCCGCTTCCACCCCGGGGCCGAGGGGTTCGACGCGGTCGAGCGGCTGGCCGTCGCGCGGGCGCGCGCGGCGTTCGGCGCGAGCCACGCCAACGTCCAGCCGCACTCCTGCTCCGCCGCCAACCTCGCCGTGCTCACCGCGCTGCTGCCGGTCGGCGGCGTCCTGTTAGGACTGCGCCTCGACGCGGGCGGTCACCTCACCCACGGGGCCCCGGCGTCGGTCACGGGGCGCTGGTTCCGGCCGGTGTCCTACGGCGTCGGCGACGACGGCCGCATCGACTACGCCGCGCTCGCCCGCGCGGCGCGCGAGCACCGGCCCGGCGTGATCGTGGCCGGGGCCAGCGCGCATCCGCGCCGGATCGACCACGTGCGGTTCCGGGAGATCGCCGACGAGGTCGGCGCCTACCTGCTCGCGGACATCTCGCACGTCGCCGGGCTGGTGGCCGCCGGGCTGCACCCGAATCCGGTGGACGTCGCGCACGTCACCACGACGAGCACCTACAAGCAGCTCGACGGCCCGCGGGGCGGCCTGATCCTGCTCGGCCGCGACCACGACCGCCCCGGACCCGGCGGCGCTTCGCTGGCCCGGCTGATCGACCGAGCGGTCTTCCCCGGCACCCAGGGCACCCCGGCTCCGGCGGCGATCGCGGCGAAGGCCCGCGCGCTCGACCGGGCGCGGGGGCCGGAGTTCGAGCGCACCGCGCGTCTCGTGCTCGACGACGCGGCGGCGCTCGCCACGGCCCTGCGGGGGCTCGGGTACCGGTTGCTCACCGGCGGCACCGAGACCCACATGGTGATGCTCGACCTGCGTCCTGACGGCCCGTCCGGGCTGGTGGCCGAACGCGCGCTGGAGGAGTGCGGCATCCTCGCCAACCGCAATTCCGTACCCGGCGACACCGCACCGCCCACCGTGACGGGCGGTCTGCGGCTCGGCACCAACGTGCTCGCCCGCCGCGGCATGGGACCGGCGGAGATGGCGCGGTGCGCCGGGCTGCTCGACCGCGTGCTGCGGTGCGCGGAGCCGGTCGATGCGACGCGGTACCGGCTCGACCCGGTGGTGCGCGACGAAATCCGCGCCGAAGTGCGGGAGTTGACCCGGTCCTTCCCCTTGCCCGGTCGGCCCGTGCCGGAAGGAGTCCGATGA
- a CDS encoding non-ribosomal peptide synthetase: MGRNPGTASSAAPEPGAGATAVRFPADRRRDPDAPRVDGGEPARPLPAEAVRELARATGAGTDAVLVAAAAALLARCTGYGHRAFTLHSPGNPSRIVAVEVDEDLPFTTLVARISAEQEPMTAASPGTGVAIVAPDAPWPGTTDELCLRLIGGASPRVAVDYDAAVFAAPTARRLVEQFATLLDGAAAAPGAPVSALPVSSADELHAMLVAWNATRTDLPLPGPTLHEAVAAVARRDPTAVVAVDGARRVTRGELDATADHAASQLRAAGVRRGVRVGVCLHRSLELLVAVLGVLRAGAAYVPLDPAHPQARLRSALEGAGCAAVVIGDGTAGLPGSASVPEIRLDPGAEHAPVGPAGAEPDDPCYVIHTSGTTGSPKGIELRHAGVLNNLVDLGTRFGIGPDDSALALSAPGFDMSVFEFLGLPVAGGAVVLPEPERAGDPAHWVELVLRHRITVWNSAPALLERLVERAERTGTRLDSLRLALLGGDWVGTDLPARLRALAPRLRFVALGGATEASIHSTVHEVPGSGPDPGRASIPYGRPMANQRAYLLDEHHRPVPAGVPGELHLAGAGLATGYVGDDERTADRFTDWSFGPVRHERLYRTGDRARLHPDGELELLGRIDAQLKIGGVRIEPAEVEAVLLTHPAVVACAVAAPAGKLTAHVVVRADGPAPAGDELRAHAARSLPAAFLPTAWAWPAALPLSPNGKVDRRALATAPAPEPTGTGEPPRDEWEHRVAQVWQQVLGTGPLGRDSEFHASGGDSLAAMIIVQRLDPDLPTTELYSDPTIRGLARRLRDRSDPNAPGGPDA, from the coding sequence ATGGGGCGGAATCCCGGCACCGCGAGCTCGGCCGCGCCGGAACCCGGTGCCGGGGCGACCGCCGTCCGGTTCCCGGCCGACCGGCGTCGTGACCCGGACGCCCCGCGCGTCGACGGCGGCGAACCGGCCCGGCCGCTGCCCGCCGAGGCGGTCCGGGAACTGGCCCGAGCCACCGGCGCCGGTACCGACGCCGTGCTCGTCGCCGCGGCGGCGGCCCTGCTGGCGCGCTGCACCGGCTACGGCCACCGGGCGTTCACCCTGCACAGCCCGGGAAATCCGTCTCGGATCGTCGCCGTCGAGGTCGACGAGGACCTGCCGTTCACGACCTTGGTCGCGCGGATCTCCGCCGAGCAGGAGCCGATGACCGCGGCCTCGCCCGGCACGGGCGTGGCGATCGTGGCACCGGACGCACCGTGGCCCGGCACCACCGACGAACTGTGCCTGCGCTTGATCGGCGGTGCGTCCCCGCGAGTCGCGGTGGACTACGACGCCGCCGTGTTCGCCGCTCCGACCGCGCGCCGACTCGTGGAGCAGTTCGCGACGTTGCTCGACGGCGCCGCCGCTGCACCCGGCGCTCCGGTGTCCGCGCTGCCGGTGTCCTCCGCCGACGAGCTGCACGCGATGCTCGTGGCCTGGAACGCAACCCGCACCGACCTGCCGCTGCCCGGCCCGACGCTGCACGAAGCGGTGGCCGCCGTGGCACGCCGGGACCCGACGGCAGTCGTGGCCGTCGACGGTGCTCGGCGGGTCACCCGCGGCGAGCTCGACGCCACCGCCGACCACGCGGCCTCGCAGCTGCGCGCCGCGGGGGTGCGCCGTGGCGTGCGCGTGGGCGTGTGCCTGCACCGGTCGCTGGAGCTGCTGGTGGCGGTGCTCGGCGTGCTGCGCGCCGGAGCCGCCTACGTGCCGCTCGATCCAGCGCACCCGCAGGCCCGGCTGCGCTCCGCGCTGGAAGGCGCGGGCTGTGCCGCCGTCGTCATCGGGGACGGCACGGCCGGGCTGCCCGGTTCGGCGTCGGTCCCCGAGATCCGCCTCGACCCCGGCGCCGAACACGCTCCGGTCGGCCCTGCGGGAGCGGAGCCGGACGATCCCTGCTACGTCATCCACACCTCCGGCACCACCGGCAGCCCCAAGGGCATCGAGCTGCGCCACGCGGGAGTGCTCAACAACCTCGTCGACCTCGGCACCCGGTTCGGCATCGGCCCGGACGACTCCGCGCTGGCGCTGTCCGCGCCGGGCTTCGACATGTCGGTGTTCGAATTCCTCGGCCTGCCGGTTGCCGGTGGCGCGGTCGTGCTGCCCGAACCGGAGCGGGCCGGGGACCCCGCGCACTGGGTGGAACTCGTGCTGCGGCACCGGATCACGGTGTGGAACTCCGCGCCGGCGCTGCTGGAACGGCTCGTGGAGCGGGCCGAGCGGACCGGCACCCGCCTGGACTCGCTGCGGCTGGCGCTGCTCGGCGGGGACTGGGTCGGCACCGACCTGCCCGCGCGGTTGCGCGCCCTCGCCCCGCGGCTGCGGTTCGTCGCGCTCGGCGGCGCCACGGAGGCGTCGATCCACTCCACGGTGCACGAAGTTCCCGGGTCCGGGCCGGATCCCGGCCGGGCGAGCATCCCGTACGGCCGTCCGATGGCGAACCAGCGCGCCTACCTGCTCGACGAGCACCACCGTCCGGTGCCCGCCGGGGTGCCGGGAGAGCTGCACCTGGCCGGCGCGGGCCTGGCCACCGGCTACGTCGGCGACGACGAGCGCACCGCCGACCGCTTCACCGACTGGTCCTTCGGCCCCGTCCGGCACGAGCGGCTCTACCGCACCGGCGACCGGGCGCGGCTGCACCCCGACGGGGAGCTGGAGCTGCTCGGCAGGATCGACGCCCAGCTCAAGATCGGCGGGGTGCGGATCGAACCCGCCGAGGTGGAAGCGGTGCTGCTCACCCATCCCGCCGTGGTGGCCTGCGCGGTGGCCGCGCCCGCGGGGAAGCTGACCGCGCACGTGGTGGTGCGCGCGGACGGGCCTGCTCCGGCGGGCGACGAGTTGCGGGCGCACGCCGCGCGGAGCCTGCCCGCGGCGTTCCTGCCCACAGCCTGGGCGTGGCCGGCCGCGCTGCCGCTGAGCCCGAACGGCAAGGTCGACCGGCGGGCGCTGGCCACCGCGCCCGCCCCGGAACCGACCGGCACCGGTGAGCCGCCCCGCGACGAGTGGGAGCACCGGGTCGCGCAGGTGTGGCAGCAGGTGCTGGGCACCGGACCGCTCGGCCGCGACAGCGAATTCCACGCCTCCGGCGGTGATTCGCTCGCCGCGATGATCATCGTGCAGCGGCTCGACCCCGACCTGCCCACCACCGAGCTCTACTCCGACCCCACCATCCGCGGGTTGGCGCGGCGGCTTCGCGACCGCTCCGACCCGAACGCTCCCGGAGGGCCAGACGCATGA
- a CDS encoding class I SAM-dependent methyltransferase, whose translation MTDPIGTRPDTGPTGEERILAQWTGIYDAVYRHVGDRPDRDFAGFRSGLSGENYTDAEVIEWIDGTVAQVLALHPRSVLDVGAGTGLIARGLLPHVDRYAGTDISPRGVDRLRSGLGGWAGAEFAVRDADGIGDLGSFDAVVVNSVIQHFPGADYLRRALARMAEVSAPAGAVFIGDVPGLHLRDLHHLCVVANRLRATSKVPSAGDVREQLSGSAALDRELVVHPDFFTAFAAEHGLSADVRLKPGRRPIEMNLFRYDVRLHHRADDLLDPTEVERTPWDGAPAAALAERAAASSAPTAITGIPRPELTPIAAALDRLRELTAEAPVDPGSLPTGSGADAPGPGMHHADVVDAAAALGRACFVTPSATDPTAYDAVFAGAGRTRGLAVPTSPGSDRPWTTGPSPLTPAGGR comes from the coding sequence ATGACCGACCCCATCGGCACCCGACCCGACACCGGCCCCACCGGCGAGGAACGCATCCTCGCCCAGTGGACCGGCATCTACGACGCCGTCTACCGGCACGTCGGGGACCGCCCGGACCGGGACTTCGCGGGATTCCGCAGCGGCCTCAGCGGCGAGAACTACACCGACGCCGAAGTGATCGAGTGGATCGACGGCACCGTCGCGCAGGTGCTGGCGCTGCACCCGCGCAGCGTCCTCGACGTCGGCGCCGGAACCGGCCTGATCGCCCGCGGACTGCTGCCGCACGTGGACCGGTACGCGGGCACCGACATCTCGCCGCGCGGCGTGGACCGGCTCCGGTCCGGGCTCGGCGGCTGGGCGGGCGCCGAGTTCGCGGTGCGCGACGCCGACGGGATCGGCGATCTCGGCTCGTTCGACGCCGTCGTGGTCAACTCGGTGATCCAGCACTTCCCCGGCGCCGACTACCTGCGGCGGGCGCTGGCCCGGATGGCCGAGGTGAGCGCCCCGGCTGGCGCGGTGTTCATCGGGGACGTGCCCGGCCTGCACCTGCGCGACCTGCACCACCTGTGCGTGGTCGCGAACCGGCTGCGCGCCACGTCGAAGGTCCCGAGCGCCGGGGACGTGCGCGAGCAGCTGTCCGGTTCGGCCGCGCTGGACCGGGAACTGGTCGTGCACCCCGATTTCTTCACCGCGTTCGCCGCCGAGCACGGCCTGTCCGCCGACGTCCGGCTCAAACCGGGCCGCCGTCCCATCGAGATGAACCTGTTCCGCTACGACGTGCGGCTGCACCACCGCGCCGACGACCTGCTCGACCCGACCGAGGTCGAGCGCACCCCGTGGGACGGCGCCCCGGCGGCGGCGCTGGCCGAGCGGGCGGCGGCGAGCTCGGCACCGACCGCGATCACCGGCATCCCGAGACCCGAGCTGACCCCGATCGCGGCGGCCCTGGACCGGCTGCGGGAGCTCACCGCGGAGGCTCCCGTCGACCCCGGGTCGCTGCCGACCGGATCCGGCGCCGACGCGCCCGGACCGGGGATGCACCACGCCGACGTGGTCGACGCCGCCGCCGCGCTGGGACGGGCCTGCTTCGTCACGCCGTCGGCGACCGACCCCACGGCCTACGACGCCGTGTTCGCCGGGGCCGGGCGGACCCGCGGCCTGGCCGTGCCGACCTCCCCCGGCTCCGACCGGCCGTGGACCACCGGGCCGTCGCCGCTGACACCGGCGGGTGGCCGGTGA